In the Pithys albifrons albifrons isolate INPA30051 chromosome 3, PitAlb_v1, whole genome shotgun sequence genome, one interval contains:
- the HEBP1 gene encoding heme-binding protein 1: MLGMVKNSLLSTVEAWPYRLLSKGEKEQVSYEERACEGGRFAAVELVGKSFDEASKEGAVKLLKYVGGSNDKGVGMGMTAPVSITAFPAEDGSFQQKVKVSLRIPSQFQDNPPCPTDESIKIEERKGMTIYSTQFGGYAKETDYVNYAAKLKAALGSEAAYRKDFYLCNGYDPPMKPYGRRNEVWFVKE, translated from the exons ATGCTGGGCATGGTGAAGAACTCCCTGCTGAGCACGGTGGAGGCATGGCCCTACCGGCTGCTGAGCAAGGGCGAGAAG gagCAGGTCAGCTACGAGGAGAGAGCGTGCGAGGGCGGGCGGTTTGCGGCGGTGGAGTTGGTGGGGAAGTCATTCGACGAAGCCTCGAAGGAAGGGGCAGTCAAGCTCCTCAAGTACGTCGGAGGAAGCAACGACAAGG GGGTTGGAATGGGCATGACTGCTCCTGTCTCCATCACTGCCTTTCCTGCTGAAGATGGCTCCTTTCAGCAGAAAGTAAAGGTCTCTCTGCGGATACCAAGCCAGTTTCAAGACAACCCTCCTTGTCCTACTGATGAAAGCATTAAGATTGAAGAGAGAAAGGGGATGACCATTTATTCCAC ACAGTTTGGTGGCTATGCCAAAGAGACAGATTATGTGAACTATGCTGCCAAGCTGAAGGCTGCTCTGGGGAGTGAAGCTGCATACCGCAAGGATTTCTACTTGTGCAATGGTTATGACCCCCCTATGAAGCCTTATGGACGACGCAATGAGGTCTGGTTTGTGAAAGAGTGA